The following are encoded together in the Candidatus Cloacimonadaceae bacterium genome:
- a CDS encoding DNA-binding protein: MKATTYKNGGRARKADHCDKLNAEKYVTVLSVWAKPPAMLITRRFEHCDKLKARKYVTVVDDQGGTVTNKTPGKFVTVLVPVNDFYWKRLRMSKRKIKAVWLTVERVAELMQRSNRTVWRFVKENQITVQKQQVPQSGGKTVKSFLLTSPELLVMELQNCEKQRLLPEHFIEKRVEINGKLVNCALIYQYRKCMEGEEGYYEFL, from the coding sequence ATGAAAGCGACTACTTACAAGAATGGAGGCAGGGCTCGGAAAGCAGACCACTGTGACAAATTAAATGCAGAGAAATATGTCACAGTGCTTTCCGTTTGGGCAAAACCACCCGCAATGCTGATTACAAGACGATTTGAGCACTGTGACAAATTAAAAGCCCGGAAATATGTCACAGTGGTGGATGATCAGGGGGGCACTGTGACAAATAAAACCCCAGGGAAATTTGTCACAGTGCTTGTCCCGGTAAACGACTTTTATTGGAAGAGGCTAAGAATGAGCAAACGCAAGATCAAGGCAGTCTGGCTTACGGTGGAACGGGTAGCTGAACTAATGCAGCGTTCTAACCGGACAGTTTGGCGCTTTGTAAAAGAGAACCAGATAACAGTGCAAAAACAGCAGGTACCGCAGAGCGGGGGCAAGACTGTGAAGTCTTTCCTACTTACCAGTCCCGAACTGCTGGTTATGGAGCTGCAGAACTGTGAAAAGCAGAGACTGCTGCCAGAGCACTTTATCGAAAAGCGAGTGGAGATCAATGGCAAATTGGTAAACTGCGCCTTGATCTACCAATACAGGAAATGCATGGAAGGTGAGGAAGGCTATTATGAGTTTTTATGA
- a CDS encoding Mu transposase C-terminal domain-containing protein yields the protein MSFYDFTIEEYAEFLKEELAGTNAVPLGIEMMRKPGRKPKQLVTPAINTSIIKQADQNPIHKDELSAVIPSKEQQADNQPDDLYDDLPDNLPALYNREGYIDFSPRECLPLKYDAEARLLGHFCTLVIGRLQDCESKVEEWKQIVTDYNNGSLSSELYRMRGERKERALRTWIDLYIQTERDMYALLHGNKNTTRQRKINELEGKILLSILLHPNRITIGSAITMLKAQARMGQYESPSSKPTLRRWCEDWRNDNLAIWEQNRKGSKFVAEHIIKTIHRDSRLLKVGQVWVADGHTLAFDILNPKTGKAQRMTMIMVMDWASRYPVGASLAFTEDSHHIQVAFRNGFLNWGALPQCVYLDNGKAFRSKLFHEEWDHHDLELELGGIFPKLGIEAHFAESYNAKAKIIERFFKTFQEQFERFISSFRGASIADKPATLMRNEKWIKKMYQGEPPTIEETMRMIGYYVRYIYGDNPHGGLGGKTPWQVFSSAELPEGRIVQPDKLNFMMLATERKSVRNDGIVFNKLQYWHPELIKHIGKPVVFRYDYADARWILVYDSRDKFICQAELRRSQHPFVHLDKDNPVTHKELNTEYKYIKKLQRMTEQQSKLFVKKNQESVDRVLKPLMEARQANPTFIQPPMIEAPKPGPEEEIARLEEIVTNQMVQVTAEPDIKPSPTVTNLPTINKDQTDPFADESFTEMLKTIGIK from the coding sequence ATGAGTTTTTATGATTTCACAATAGAGGAATATGCGGAGTTCCTAAAAGAGGAACTGGCAGGAACGAATGCTGTGCCCTTAGGTATCGAGATGATGCGTAAACCTGGCAGGAAGCCTAAACAGTTGGTTACCCCAGCAATCAATACCTCGATTATTAAGCAAGCAGATCAAAACCCTATACATAAAGATGAGCTGTCTGCCGTTATCCCAAGTAAAGAACAACAAGCAGACAATCAGCCTGATGATCTATATGATGATCTGCCAGACAATCTGCCTGCTCTCTATAATAGGGAAGGTTACATCGACTTCAGTCCCCGAGAGTGCCTGCCACTTAAGTATGATGCGGAAGCCAGGCTTCTGGGGCACTTCTGCACTCTGGTCATAGGTAGACTACAGGACTGTGAGTCCAAGGTTGAAGAGTGGAAGCAGATCGTGACCGATTACAATAATGGCAGTCTGTCTTCTGAGCTGTATCGGATGCGGGGAGAACGCAAAGAACGTGCCCTGCGTACCTGGATCGACCTCTATATCCAGACTGAACGGGACATGTATGCTCTGCTGCATGGAAACAAGAACACCACTCGCCAGCGTAAGATAAACGAACTGGAAGGCAAGATACTTCTCAGCATCCTGCTGCATCCCAATAGAATCACCATCGGAAGTGCCATTACTATGCTCAAGGCACAAGCCCGGATGGGACAGTATGAGTCGCCTTCCAGTAAACCGACCCTCAGACGCTGGTGTGAAGACTGGCGCAATGATAACCTGGCAATCTGGGAGCAGAACCGGAAGGGTAGCAAGTTCGTAGCGGAGCATATTATCAAGACGATCCATAGAGACAGCAGACTGCTTAAGGTCGGTCAGGTCTGGGTGGCAGATGGTCATACTCTTGCCTTCGATATCCTCAATCCCAAGACCGGGAAAGCCCAACGCATGACCATGATCATGGTGATGGACTGGGCGAGCCGCTATCCGGTGGGAGCTTCACTCGCCTTTACAGAGGACAGCCACCATATCCAGGTAGCATTCCGTAACGGCTTCCTCAACTGGGGAGCATTACCACAGTGCGTGTATCTCGATAACGGCAAAGCCTTCCGGTCAAAGCTGTTCCATGAGGAGTGGGATCACCACGATCTGGAACTTGAGTTAGGTGGTATCTTCCCCAAGTTAGGCATCGAAGCCCACTTCGCAGAGAGCTACAATGCCAAAGCCAAGATCATTGAGCGGTTCTTCAAGACCTTCCAGGAGCAGTTCGAACGCTTCATCAGCAGCTTCCGGGGAGCCAGCATAGCCGATAAACCTGCCACTCTGATGCGCAATGAGAAGTGGATCAAGAAGATGTATCAGGGTGAGCCGCCAACTATTGAAGAGACGATGCGGATGATCGGATACTATGTCCGCTATATCTATGGTGATAACCCGCATGGCGGTCTGGGTGGTAAGACTCCCTGGCAGGTATTCAGTTCCGCAGAACTGCCTGAAGGTCGCATTGTACAACCGGATAAGCTGAACTTCATGATGCTGGCAACTGAACGTAAATCAGTACGCAACGACGGCATCGTCTTCAATAAGTTGCAATACTGGCATCCAGAACTTATCAAGCATATTGGTAAGCCGGTAGTGTTCAGATACGACTATGCTGATGCCAGATGGATACTGGTCTATGATAGCAGAGACAAGTTCATCTGCCAGGCAGAGCTGAGAAGATCGCAGCATCCCTTTGTACATCTCGATAAAGACAATCCCGTCACCCATAAAGAGTTGAATACAGAATACAAGTACATCAAGAAACTGCAACGCATGACTGAACAGCAGTCCAAGCTATTCGTAAAGAAAAACCAGGAGTCGGTAGACCGGGTACTCAAACCTTTGATGGAAGCCCGGCAAGCCAATCCGACCTTCATCCAGCCCCCCATGATCGAAGCTCCCAAACCCGGACCCGAGGAGGAGATCGCCAGGCTGGAAGAGATCGTAACCAATCAGATGGTTCAAGTTACCGCAGAGCCGGATATCAAGCCAAGTCCGACAGTCACTAACCTACCTACAATAAACAAGGATCAGACCGATCCTTTCGCAGATGAGAGCTTCACCGAGATGTTGAAAACCATCGGTATCAAATAA
- a CDS encoding ATP-binding protein — protein MKQGKLIPINNVQKADRCIDFLLNRPRLEMVGLGMLYGRPGLGKTTYARRIAYTRGYVYLRLEATTTPKTFAKELLQNLYISFGMGDYLPAGTTNNLYKQCIQLLYDHEDTVIIIDEIDYAFRYPQLLGAIRDLVDVTLAVVVLVGMQNAKDRLNQINEYYFDRCNYFYEFQPVSLEDVTQIAREVMSVECPDSMVNYIHHNSAGNLRKAMKIMHMLECKYKINPIQAMNDILAQGAL, from the coding sequence GTGAAACAAGGCAAGCTCATACCCATCAACAATGTCCAGAAAGCCGACCGCTGTATCGACTTTCTACTCAATCGTCCCCGTCTGGAAATGGTGGGACTGGGAATGCTGTATGGCAGACCCGGACTCGGCAAGACCACTTATGCCAGGCGCATTGCTTATACCCGTGGCTATGTCTATCTAAGACTGGAAGCCACGACCACACCTAAGACCTTCGCCAAGGAACTGCTACAGAACCTGTATATCAGCTTTGGAATGGGAGACTATCTCCCAGCAGGCACGACCAACAACCTCTACAAGCAGTGCATCCAACTGCTATATGACCACGAGGATACGGTAATCATCATCGATGAGATCGACTATGCCTTCCGCTATCCCCAGTTACTCGGAGCGATCCGGGACCTGGTGGATGTGACGCTGGCAGTTGTTGTGTTAGTAGGCATGCAGAATGCCAAAGACAGGCTCAACCAGATCAATGAATACTACTTCGACCGCTGCAACTACTTCTATGAGTTCCAGCCCGTCAGTCTTGAGGATGTCACTCAGATCGCCCGGGAAGTAATGAGCGTGGAATGCCCGGACTCGATGGTTAACTACATCCATCACAACTCGGCAGGCAACTTACGCAAAGCCATGAAGATCATGCATATGCTGGAGTGCAAGTATAAGATCAATCCCATCCAGGCTATGAACGACATCCTGGCACAGGGGGCATTATGA